Proteins from a single region of Balaenoptera acutorostrata chromosome 16, mBalAcu1.1, whole genome shotgun sequence:
- the VPS26A gene encoding vacuolar protein sorting-associated protein 26A isoform X2 — MQVEKPYESYIGANVRLRYFLKVTIVRRLTDLVKEYDLIVHQLATYPDVNNSIKMEVGIEDCLHIEFEYNKSKYHLKDVIVGKIYFLLVRIKIQHMELQLIKKEITGIGPSTTTETETIAKYEIMDGAPVKGESIPIRLFLAGYDPTPTMRDVNKKFSVRYFLNLVLVDEEDRRYFKQQEIILWRKAPEKLRKQRTNFHQRFESPESQASAEQPEM; from the exons ATGCAAGTTGAAAAGCCATATGAATCTTACATCGGTGCCAATGTCCGTTTAAG GTATTTCCTTAAAGTGACGATAGTAAGAAGACTGACAGACTTGGTAAAAGAATATGATCTTATTGTTCACCAGCTTGCTACCTATCCTGATGTCAACAATTCTATTAAGATGGAAGTGGGCATTGAAGATTGTCTACACATAGAATTTGAATATAATAAATCAAA gtatcatttaaaggaTGTGATTGTTGGAAAAATTTACTTCTTATTAGTAAGAATAAAAATCCAACATATGGAGTTACAACTGATTAAAAAAGAGATCACGGGAATTG GACCCAGCAccacaacagaaacagaaacaatcgCTAAATATGAAATAATGGATGGTGCACCAGTAAAAG GTGAATCAATTCCAATAAGATTGTTTTTAGCAGGCTATGACCCAACTCCAACAATGAGAGATGTGAACAAAAAATTTTCAGTAAGGTACTTTTTGAATCTAGTCCTTGTTGATGAGGAAGACAGGAGGTACTTCAAGCAGCAG GAGATAATTTTGTGGAGAAAAGCTCCTGAAAAACTGAGGAAACAGAGAACAAACTTTCACCAGCGATTTGAATCGCCAGAATCACAGGCATCTGCTGAGCAGCCTGAAATGTga
- the VPS26A gene encoding vacuolar protein sorting-associated protein 26A isoform X1: MTMSFLGGFFGPICEIDVVLNDGETRKMAEMKTEDGKVEKHYLFYDGESVSGKVNIAFKQSGKRLEHQGIRIEFVGQIELFNDKSNTHEFVNLVKELALPGELTQSRSYDFEFMQVEKPYESYIGANVRLRYFLKVTIVRRLTDLVKEYDLIVHQLATYPDVNNSIKMEVGIEDCLHIEFEYNKSKYHLKDVIVGKIYFLLVRIKIQHMELQLIKKEITGIGPSTTTETETIAKYEIMDGAPVKGESIPIRLFLAGYDPTPTMRDVNKKFSVRYFLNLVLVDEEDRRYFKQQEIILWRKAPEKLRKQRTNFHQRFESPESQASAEQPEM, translated from the exons ATGACAATG agTTTTCTTGGAGGATTTTTTGGTCCCATTTGTGAGATTGATGTTGTCCTTAATGATGGGGAAACCAGGAAAATGGCAGAAATGAAAACTGAGGATGGCAAAGTAGAAAAACACTATCTTTTCTATGATGGAGAGTCTGTTTCAGGAAAG GTAAACATAGCCTTTAAGCAATCTGGAAAGAGGCTAGAGCACCAAGGAATTAGAATTGAATTTGTAGGTCAAATTG aaCTTTTCAATGACAAGAGTAATACTCACGAATTTGTAAACCTAGTGAAAGAACTAGCCTTGCCTGGAGAACTGACTCAGAGCAGAAGTTATGACTTTGAATTTATGCAAGTTGAAAAGCCATATGAATCTTACATCGGTGCCAATGTCCGTTTAAG GTATTTCCTTAAAGTGACGATAGTAAGAAGACTGACAGACTTGGTAAAAGAATATGATCTTATTGTTCACCAGCTTGCTACCTATCCTGATGTCAACAATTCTATTAAGATGGAAGTGGGCATTGAAGATTGTCTACACATAGAATTTGAATATAATAAATCAAA gtatcatttaaaggaTGTGATTGTTGGAAAAATTTACTTCTTATTAGTAAGAATAAAAATCCAACATATGGAGTTACAACTGATTAAAAAAGAGATCACGGGAATTG GACCCAGCAccacaacagaaacagaaacaatcgCTAAATATGAAATAATGGATGGTGCACCAGTAAAAG GTGAATCAATTCCAATAAGATTGTTTTTAGCAGGCTATGACCCAACTCCAACAATGAGAGATGTGAACAAAAAATTTTCAGTAAGGTACTTTTTGAATCTAGTCCTTGTTGATGAGGAAGACAGGAGGTACTTCAAGCAGCAG GAGATAATTTTGTGGAGAAAAGCTCCTGAAAAACTGAGGAAACAGAGAACAAACTTTCACCAGCGATTTGAATCGCCAGAATCACAGGCATCTGCTGAGCAGCCTGAAATGTga